tgtgttttcctccaaaaacgcaaaaatgtgttttcccgccaaaaacgtgttttcccgacaaaaccgcaaaaacgcgttttcccgccaaaatcgcaaaaatgcgttttttcgccaaaatcgcaaaaaacgtggttccctccaaaaccgcaaaaatgtgttttctcgccaaaaacgtgttttcccgccaaaaccgcaaaaacttgttttctcgccaaaaccaaaaatttgtattttctcgccaaaatcgaaaaatatagtttttccgccagaaccgaaaaatcttgttttccaccaaaacataaaaaatgtgttttctcgctaaaaccgaaaaaacttgttttcccacccaaaccgcaaaaaaaaaactcgttgattttgaaataattctaatgtaaatatattaaactaaataattaaatgtaatatagctaaaattaatattaaacatataattaaatcaacacaaggatattttggtaatttttttactaaactcatttgaatggaaatgaaaataaagaaacaaacataagatccatttagatgattcatctagatgagctatgtggatggacaaacaaacaatcacaaaaatctgaatggatcatttgaataaatcatacaaatgaatcatttggatggagatggcaaatggtgaaacaaacagcCCCTAGGAAGGAAACTAAAACGACAGAGAAAGAAGGATGAAGACAGTGAATCGATGTCCGACAAGACGCCGTAGAGTTCTATCGGTTCCGCTTCATTGAGATCGCTTTGATTAGCGCTTCTTTAGAATTACTCACATTCACATTTTACCAATTTAAATGGTGTTACGTTTTTAACCTACAAAAAGAAATTGGtggataaatatatttattctgaGAAAATTGATTATGGTaaccaaatatatttattctgaGAAAATTGATTATGGTGATGATTGGTTCGACTGCGGCAGTAAGAATTTAGCTGTAAAAATTTAGTTGTAGGTAAGTTGGTTGTAGCTGTAAAGTTGTTACTGTAGATTTTTTTGCAAAGACTTTCGCTGTAGTTAAAATTGTTATAGCTGTAAGCTAtagatatttcaaaataaaatatgtgatatatatataataattattttgtcaactaaaatcatttatattaatgatttttataaattatcaaagttcattgttatttaaaatgtgatatgtaaataatatttatgttatttaaaaaaattcgataattttaaaaacacccagaattaaactaaaatatttatagatatttttattatgattatctaatttatttgatattatagatatttttttcattgtacAGTTTCTACAGCCTGTAAAATAAAGGGGTTGATTGGTAGAGGCTGTAGCTTTGGGTTTTTTGCTTTAAGATTTAAGCGGTAGATTTTGTGGCTTtagctttaaattttattactgTAGGTttatttcaaagttttaaaagcaCTAAACCTAAAGCTGTTGAAAAATTGATTTCTAGAaccattatattttcttttaaatattttgcgCTCTagctttagtttttattaataaagcTTGATTGCTTTGAATTTATTGCGGTAGAGAGAATTATGGTTGTGTAGAACACTCACAGCCAACACCAATCACTCCCAAAGATGTAGGTTTTTacctaaaatacataaaaaaaattgctttaattttttttaatgtagcTTTAAAAGTAAAGCTAAAGTATGATTGGTAAAAGCTAATATAAATTTGTTGTAGGctttaactttcaaaaataaagttataatatgattggtaaaattaagtgatttaaaataaataaacataaaatagagAGATAAAATTCAACTAATCACTGTCAGTATCTCTATATCTCGACTCATAAGCATCTTTTGAATGTTatggttattattttatttttttgtaaaaggaaTGTTATGATTATTACCAACCATTTTTGCGCACGCCGAATAAGAAACCATAACTATTTAATTAGAATTGTTCATTTTACAAATTTAGATGGTGTTACGTTTTAACCTACTTAAAATTGTGgtgaataaatatatttgttctAAGAAAATTGATCACATTTCGACTCATAGCATAACCCAATCTTGTACACACAGTATAGGCAGCAAGAGGTGTAATGAAGAAGACAGAAGTAGACATATCCATGAAGTTTGCGGAAAGGACACACCGAGCGACTTCTCAATCATTAGCATGTCGGAAGCAATTACGAAACTTAATTAAAACTTAACCACCAAACTTCTCCTCTTGTATAGTTTTATATGAGAGCATATATAGTATTATGATCGTACTTAAAAGTTGATatgatattaattattatattagagCATATATAGTTTTGTCTAATTAATTACGTTTATGTGTATAGATAAAGTCCTCGAGACTCTTTAATAATATTCCGTGCGTCCCTTTCGTCACCACCACGACAATTATCAGTTTCGATCACCAACTTTGCTGCTACAGATATACTCTATGTATACATGTATTTGTATGCTTTTTAACTGGTGGTAAGCAAGTagtataaactatatttttcattatgTATTATACttctttaaaattaatatatttttatatggctGGAAGttcagaaacattaaaaatgaatatgtTATATCTGCAACTAGAAAGGAGAGTCGGGACATGAACTTGGGACCAGGTCACCAACGCGTCATGAGAGCGACCATTATTCTtggcaattttttttaaaaaaatgcttATAAGTTTATGATTTATACGGAAATACATATTTGAAACGGACAaccatatatacatatgtatgaTTTGCAGAGGATCGTGTCTCAGGTACGTATGTACGTGGAGTCTCGACGATTTTAAAATGAAGATTTACTAATTacgttttaaaaacaaatacaaaacagtattttaaataatcacagcgcaaaaacatatgaaaaatgtttattataattgttaatttTGTAGAATGGATCTTTCAGAGTTCTTAATCATTTCGATACTAGCTAGTTAGCAATGTTATGTAGTATGTCTTAGCTAAGTACTGTCCCGGATTTAAAACCAAACACCATGAATGTCAATGATATAAATCATtgctagtattttttttaaagatagaTAATTTAGTTAACTGGGATCGTCATCAtgtaatcaaattttttttttaaaaaaaatctgtattAATTTAAGCAATTTTCAAACATCAATAAAGTACTTTTTATATGTCATGAGACACATGACTCATCATGAGATAGATTCCGTtacaaaaagagaaacaaaagttaaaaaacCGCCACAATgaaagtaaataatataaatgcGACCATAAAATAAGTTTATCTATAAAATCATCACATTCTCTTAATTGTCTATTACAGTTAAGTTAAGGAAATGCATATATTAGAATATATTTGAAGGGAATATAAAGGggaatataattatttgttgGTCGTAACAAAGTAAGAAGCTACATATGCTCATCATCATAAAATTGCtcgagaacaaaaaaaaagcagaagCAAATGACATGGTTTACGAGATCACGTTTTTGATCACACACCGCATCGAATCAAAACACAAATcagcagcaacaacaaaaataacaacattggaagtatatattatacgaaacaaatgtttataaatcaatcgGTCGATGTTAATAAGTATAGAACTCAGCCAATTCTTCAACGGATCCTCCTTCTTGACCAGTCTTGAGCATCCACAACAAGTGCTCGAACAAAACAACTTCACAAGCTACAACAATCTCACGATCATGTTCCAACGGATCCTCCTTCTTGACCAGTTCTTGAAAAAGTGGGTGAGAGATGATGTCTGGTCTAAGCATGTAAGGTCTTCGAGTCTGACCAACATAAACAACATGGAGATTGTTGTCCTCTGAGAGCTCGTCGGATACAGCGGCGGAGGAGGATGAGTGGTGGTGGTTCTTGGCGAAGGAAGGCCATTTCTTTATGGCCGACTTGAGCTTTGTCAGCTTCCCAACTTTGGCCATTGCTTAtgaaactaacctctttttctTGGATTTGGAACTAGAGAGTTGTTGGAACTaggtaaggtttagggtttatgaggACAAATgattatatgtgtgtgtgttggTCAAAATATTTCAATGAATGAAGAATAGAAGTGTTTGAGATGTTCTTgggaggaaataacgaggaaggTTCGTGTATAAATATATTGAGTGCGaaagagaaacaagagagagagagaacgtaTAGATGCATGACCCACCGATTGATGCATAACAGCTAAGAGGGATGAAGACATAAATGGCAAAACTAGTGTTGCTGTGCccattgtttttcctttttatcttataatctttaaaaaaaaaaaaattgtatagatATCCCGTAATAAATTTTGCGGCAGTAATTGATTTATTTTCATGTAGAAATATTAAATAAGTCACAGTTGTTAATCAAATTAGAAATTTCTACTGATGATTAAGAAcaatacaattaaaatatatattttggattagTACACTATAATTACTAAAACCTCAACgatatcatatataaaccacatgtataaaatataaaagaaaaattggaaaaatgacACTTTGAACTTAGATTTGTCTCAATAAGATTTTTAGCGAATTTTTTAGGAAAATAAGAATTTAATTCCTGTGAATACCATAATAACCATAGAATAACAAATTAATatgaattataataataaattataattttcataattgatTTAGTATTAGATTAATTAAAAAGGGAAAAAGGAAGAAACACGGTTAATGGGTATGACTTTCCTttaccctaattttttttaccttgTCCTCTCCGCCGAAGCTCTACTTCACTCCATCCACGGTGATTTAGTGTTCTTGGAGAAAATCATTGTTCCGTCGAACCTTTCGTCTCTAACCTCGTTTTTGTCATCCTCCTCGTCGTTCTCACACACGGAACAACGAAATCGAAGTGTTCTTCCCCAAGGAGTTTCGTCGGACGGTTCGGTTCATTACGAAATCAAAGTGTTCCTTTCTTCAATGTCAtctgaatctcatgtttcttcaCACTACGTATGTGATTTCTTGTATTGATTCTCTTAACCCTAGATTTTTGTGAAAATGATTTGTCATCTTTCTTAAACTAAATTAGTTTTAGGTTGATTAATCATCTTATACAGGAACAGAAATTGAATATGGTTATGTCTGCTTCTAAAAGAGAGAAGGACTTTTTATCTAAAAGTAGAGAAGTCTCTTGCTATGAACGAGACTGATGAACGAATGAAGAAGTTGCTCACTTTTTCTAACATTCTAAGTTACAGCTTTGTGCTCTTTTTTTAAACTCGTAATCCATGCTAGTGCTAGTATGCTGACTCTTTGAAGGTACTGTATTGATTTTCTCTCTACTCTAACTTGATGTTTGGTTATGTGTTATTCTCTGTTTTTGATGTTTGGCAGAAGCGAAAGATTCAGGAAGAATCAGGCAGCAACGCTGAACCAGCACAAGTCTTCCCACCTAGGGTGGTTCGTCAGTTCAGACAGAAGACAACAATCAAAAATGAGGTGTCTCAGAGCAAACCTGGTCTCTCCACAGATGTCCTAGCATCGGTCAGTATTTTGTTTATATCTTATTTCTTGAAAGGATAATGATGCATTTCTTTTGTAtttatggttttgtttttcCTAATTCAGGTTTTCGGTTCTTAGAAGATTAAGAAGAGGCATGTGAAGATATTGGAGGTTGATCAAAGGctttataatatatgtatcaATGGCATTTGCCATTAGTTTCTGCATGTCAACAGAGTGAACCTTCACTTACACTGATCTAGCTTTTTTGTACTAAGAATATGAATTAAACAAGTTTCGatacttttattttatctcAGAGCATTAACATACTAGATGTGAATACAATACTTAGCATTAGTATATGCGAACAACAACGCAAGAGATTGTGCGTATATTATAAATCATCGAGATGACTAGAAGAACGCAATGGCTTTGGGAGATCAAGTTGTGTAGTAGCTGCACTTTGACTGGTGGCTGATGAACGATGTAGCCTGCAACGGAATGAACCTTTGTGATTTGTTGGAGCACAAACGCATGTCTTTCCCATTATATTGCTGTTACTGAGCAGACCAAGCGAGTCTGTGGACCATGACTTCCTCAATGGACGATCCTGCCTTGTTTCTGCTGTCGTCTTCGTCTTTCACCTCACGGCTAAACGGATTCTTGGGAGGAAAAAAACGTGGGAGAGAAAGATAATATGAGAGATTTAGGgtagatttagtttagatttaggaaagATATCAACAGAAATATGGAAGTTTCCGTATTTACCAGATTTAGCTATAATATGTATCATACGTTGGGCATATCACCGTAGAGTGGGTGAGAAACCTATTCTTCCCTAAGCGTAACATAAGGTAAACGGCATAACATGTTATAACACATAAACAAGAATAGGTACATCACAGAGTTGTGGCTATAAGACGTAATAAAGATGTAGATAGACTAACGATATCTAGCTAGATGATAGTCTAACGAATTCTAGCCTAGATAGAATATACAAGAAATTTTTGTTTGCGTTATATACCCTGGATATATCAACGTATAATATTTAGTATGCAATTTCTAGATTAGGTAGATGGCGAGAACAAGTATTCTGACCCGGCTAGaagattaaataaaatatgattccactattttgtttaaataaaattaaacatataaatagttatatcgaagtttccaattgattttatatttttttaaaatttagtttactattttttccaTAACAAAACGGTAAAACATgtccaaaatgaccaaaaatatcaaaagtctTAATAGgacaaacaaaagttcaaagtgtctcatttttccaaatataaaactatataacgTTTGATCAACAATTAAAAGAAACTAACCATAATGGTTTagtttactaaaaatatattattaatctagATTTACACGACAGCCATCGCGTCATACGTCTAttttcttaaccattgcatcaTATGTCTATTTCTTACATATGCCATTTTGTTTTGCTCCATAGATGCCAGTATACCACGCATCATAAATCaaaagttataaatattttacatatagtTATATACATTCATGTTTATTCagtaagttttcttttttgtatCTTATAATGTACTATACATaagtatataagtatatatgaTATTGGACATTTATGCAACCACCAATCACAAGGCAATTTTGTTCTTTTGACAAAATACAGTCCTCTTATTCAGTGCAAAGGCATATTACGAATCCTTAAAGTTAGTTTGGTATTTCCGAGAAATTAGGTGGAGAAGACCATTGTACCTTACCCTCTGTCTTTATCCAACAAAAAGTTGTGGATGGTAAGCTaatcatttaagaaaatttaaatacttCTTTTTATAGGTGGTCGAACATTACTCATTTTTGTagcaaaataaatcaaatagtaAGATAGTACTCGCGCATGATTAGAGATTAGATAAATGTCCAATGtcatatatacttatatacttATGTAGTCCTCAAACTAAGCCTAATAATTTTATCAAAGGtgattctttaaaaaaatagtattctATTTAAAGACTGAATTTATTgaagattttctttttttgaacagaTAATTTATTGAAGATTAAGAAAGGAAAATGACACGAACATATATGCATATGCatacattatatatactttCATTATTACAAGAGACAGACAAGCAACCTGCAATTCGGAATATTAATTTACAGTACTTTTGATTCCTAATCAGTGATTTGATTAAATCGCGTTATGctgattaatttttaaaagcagccccatatatattacttaataatCTAAGGTGTGATACTTTTAgcattttgtgttttattttgtctTGAGATTTAAACATACTTATAACCTAAAAGGTTAGAAACTCAATTAAAAGAAATTCATAGATTATACTAAAACTAGAGTCCAAAACTAAAGTAGAGACAAGCCAGTTGTGATAGTGCTGTTGTTCATGCAAGTGCTCGACAATTGTGCAACTAATCTACTTTAGTTTTTTGAACTTCCTCTAATTATAATAATCCGTGTTCCATACATACTAATCTACATAATGTAGTAGTTGCAATCGTTGCTGGATATAAATGTATGTTCGGATATGTTTATTATAGATGAATATTTTAAGATGTATGAACATGAATATCCTACAGATTTGACCTGACACATTGGTGGGTTTGGAAATGTTTAAAGTTGTACTTTTGAAAATGTGTTTAGGCTTGGAAatgtttttaaactttaaatgAGAGGTTGGCTTCTTCCCCAAAAAAGTAGGATTTTAAGGTTACATATGATCTAAGCATGTCTTAATCATTCAAATCACTCAATTAAAGATTTAGTATGATTTAAACTAACTACCCAATTACCACTGTTTCAACTTGTACTCCCACGCCTACCATGATGCCTTTCACTATACCAAGAAGAAATTATACCAAATAGTATCAATATTCgtatgtaaataaatttattacaaTGAAAAACACTCAAAACTGATGAAAGTGAAACGATTAAATTTATTACAATGAAAAACACTCAAAACTGATGAAAGTGAAACGATTACGGATATAAAGGATATTTTGAATTATGGTTTCAAGGATCAAGCCTCAAGTGATTAGAAAACATAATCAtacaaaatctttttgttttaaaaatgaaaacttaaaGTAGAAGAGATAACAAAACACCACAAAATTGGAGTAACTGTCTCCAGAGTTTTAGTACAACTCAACAGCACAAAAGAAGCCTTGCGTAGCAAGCAATACGAGTCTTTCCTTTTGCTTcaatgtatcattctttattcTGCCGCTTTggtcgtcttcttctttttcttctttttgggctctgatgtttcttttcttttcgacTTTGAATCATCCTCGTCTATCAAATGCTCGTACTCTTCAAGACTCGCAAATGGAGATTTccgttttcctttttccttctttttcttgttATCACCaacaacaccaccatcatcaacatcatcacCATCCTCATCCacatcttcaccatcaagcatATCCATCTCTGCGTCGTCCAACTCTGCATCACTCGTATCATCCACAAGCTCATCATCATCTCCCACAACTTTATCTAGATCATCATAATCATATTCACCAGCCTCTTCTTCCACAGCgtcatcatcaacatcatccAACAGATTCTCAATCTCCTCATTGTCACTCTCATCGCCAGCTTCGAATTCGACATCACTATCGTAGTCACCTCCACCATCGCCATCGTTCACATCGTAAAGCTCTTcagcagcttcttcttcaggtagcttcttcttcttcttcttctttgattgcTTCGTGCTGTTCATCTTGTTCACGTAGAACTTGTGGAAGACTAAATCTTCAGGAGACACATCTTCTTCTGCTAACCTTAGAATGTCAGATCCAATCATCTGGTTTGACATGTCAAGCTGCAcatgaagaagaataagaatgaATATAGATAACAAAATGGTTTCAAGCTGTAGATGTTGAGGCTTGAGCTGTGTTTACCTTCTTGGAAGGTTCGATCTGCGAGCCACCATGCCAAGCGTTCTGCTTTGGTTTCTTCTCCATAAACTTATCCAAGAAAGCAGTTAGAGATAAATCATTCAAAGGGTTTCCGTTGTAGACTATAGTAGTTCCAGAGAGAAGGGTTCCAGCCATGGTAGCCACCGAGGGGTGAGCGTGTGAAGCAAGTACCACCAATTCCCACCAACTCACACGGTCTCCATTACTGTTAAATTTGAGATCAATGATTCAGTTACAACCAAGAATCTATAATATTAAGAAAGTTGTTGTTCTAAGCATAGCTTCTCAATTTTAATTGGGATGAAAGATGAGATTAACTGACCAGTAAGAAGGTTCTCTATGGCGAGGATCGTATCCACCAGGAAGACAACTTGATTTCAATGGCGCTTGAATTTTTTTGCCACTATCATTAGAAACCTCTATGGTTTCTTTGGGGGTTTCTTTAATAAATAACTCTTCACCATCATCAGaagcatcatcatcttcttcttcatcagatTGCCTGACCGCTAAAGCCTCTTCGTCATCTgaagaatcatcatcatcatcatcatctttacTTGTGATTTTGTCCTCTTCAACatcattcttttctttctctgcTTCCTTAATGGGATCAATATCATCTTCATCTTTAGCATCCTCGAAATGttctacatcttcttcttccacaactGATTCCCTCTGGACCACCATGTTCCTGCAtggtaaaaatagaaagacccATTGAATAATCGgagaaaaaaacaatcaatatgtttaataaaacaaaaaaaaaaagatttaccaTAGAGGTGGCCTTGATTTTAGCACCTCAGACAGAAGGAAAAGGCATCCACATGCGTACTGTGGTGGCTGTTGTAGCGCAACCTAGTCAAAGTATACAAGAGTAAACTTTAGAGATGACAAAGAATTTCAATACAGTGTGCTAATGACATCAATCTTTATGTGCTAGCATCACTAATCAAGATAACAAATGAAATTATTGTCTTACTATCAATGAAATTATAACGACAAAAGATGGGTTTGATGATTCATATATTCATGTTACCAACCTGCAAGATTCTTTTGGAGAAGGCAGCCACACGCTTTATATTTATATCGTTCTTCATGGCTCTGAGAAGAAGCCCAATAAACATTTCAGCCTGAAATTAagaatgaaaaattattgaacACGGTTACATAAAATTGATGAACTAAGTTAACTAAGTCAACAAACAAAATTGAGCTCGCCTTGGAAGAATTCATTGCGGAGGAGAGTAGAAGTTTCGAGTACAATGCACGGTAAAATCTATCACTGACAATCTTATTCTTGGATGAGATTTTGTCAAGAAGCATCAGTGATTGAACTCCCACATTGAAATTCTTCGAGTGTACCTGCATAAACATTCAAGATTCAATAATCTTTATTAACTTCCTGGCTGCAACTgttgaaacaaaaattatacGATGATGTTTTCAGAATTACCAATTTAAAAAGCACCGGCGTCTGAGAATCAATTATATCATCTGCTTCGTCAGTGGAAACATATGGAAAAGCTCTGTTAACTCCCTGCAGTAATGGAATGATAAGGAATAAGTTGACCTGTAAAGTCTCAATGATAATAAATTACATACACCAAAAATACATTGGGACTAACCGTAAGTAGAGCTGATAGAATTCTGGAATCCAATTCAACAGGTGAATCAGCCGCTTTGTCTTCTTTTGTGTCCTTTGAGTTGGCATTTTTCTTATCAGCCGCTTTATCATCTGTGCCTGGTTTCTTGTTTGCTTCTGTGGTTAAAACCTACAAAAATGGAAACACATTCATATGTCTCAGACTCGGAACACGTCAAGTTATGACTATTGACCAGCACGTAAAAGAGAACATTTAGGGTAGTAGATGTCTTGGAGATCATGAAAAGGTGGAAACGGggtgaaatattttgatttctcACTTATATAGAATTTAGATGCGAGTTAGTTATATACCTTAAACAGGGCAAAATATACATCAATAAGGCGTTTTGCCACCTTTGGATCCTCTCCTTTGTGGCTCAATCGAATTTGGCTCAGAAAATTAACCTGTGAAAATTTA
This Brassica napus cultivar Da-Ae chromosome C6, Da-Ae, whole genome shotgun sequence DNA region includes the following protein-coding sequences:
- the LOC106405680 gene encoding protein SLOW WALKER 2; translation: MSESKPTKEMNALTTSEIASFASSLGLPSSLPSSGFNDSDFRKPPKAQKRKNPKKEGDAVKNNPKEAKKQTPKDAAPAKQTVNPKPKADFLSIEDENSGFKAKRFEKFKALPKLPLVKAGLLSSEWYNDAEELEEKVFGRKVAVGDVMGVVEVKREMGERLMWQYAEDFVASKGKSGDMKMVISAQKSGTVADKITAFEIMVGENPIANMRSLDALLGMVTSKVGKRFAFKGLKALSEILIRLLPDRKLKTLLQRPLNSIPETKDGYSLLLFWYWEECLKQRYERFVNALDESSKDMLPELKDKALKTIYFMLTSKSEQERKLLVSLVNKLGDPQNKSASNADFHLTNLLADHPNMKAVVIDEVDSFLFRPHLGLRAKYHAVNFLSQIRLSHKGEDPKVAKRLIDVYFALFKVLTTEANKKPGTDDKAADKKNANSKDTKEDKAADSPVELDSRILSALLTGVNRAFPYVSTDEADDIIDSQTPVLFKLVHSKNFNVGVQSLMLLDKISSKNKIVSDRFYRALYSKLLLSSAMNSSKAEMFIGLLLRAMKNDINIKRVAAFSKRILQVALQQPPQYACGCLFLLSEVLKSRPPLWNMVVQRESVVEEEDVEHFEDAKDEDDIDPIKEAEKEKNDVEEDKITSKDDDDDDDSSDDEEALAVRQSDEEEDDDASDDGEELFIKETPKETIEVSNDSGKKIQAPLKSSCLPGGYDPRHREPSYCNGDRVSWWELVVLASHAHPSVATMAGTLLSGTTIVYNGNPLNDLSLTAFLDKFMEKKPKQNAWHGGSQIEPSKKLDMSNQMIGSDILRLAEEDVSPEDLVFHKFYVNKMNSTKQSKKKKKKKLPEEEAAEELYDVNDGDGGGDYDSDVEFEAGDESDNEEIENLLDDVDDDAVEEEAGEYDYDDLDKVVGDDDELVDDTSDAELDDAEMDMLDGEDVDEDGDDVDDGGVVGDNKKKKEKGKRKSPFASLEEYEHLIDEDDSKSKRKETSEPKKKKKKKTTKAAE
- the BNAC06G33620D gene encoding auxin-responsive protein SAUR78, whose translation is MAKVGKLTKLKSAIKKWPSFAKNHHHSSSSAAVSDELSEDNNLHVVYVGQTRRPYMLRPDIISHPLFQELVKKEDPLEHDREIVVACEVVLFEHLLWMLKTGQEGGSVEELAEFYTY